In a single window of the Pelagibacterium sp. 26DY04 genome:
- a CDS encoding xanthine dehydrogenase family protein molybdopterin-binding subunit, whose amino-acid sequence MNQIPAKPRGPLNVSRRKFLLGGAATLAVASTGTGLTLATFLPTRVARAQQAGVDVAAFLELLPDGTAVFQSPFIEGGQGIYSAMAQIVGEELDLDPARFIVQAAPSGDPFGVMGGMRITGGSSSVRSSYQVMRQLGASARAMLIEAAAQEWDVDASELTTEPGLIIHAASGREIAYGDLAAAAMDLPVPTEVALKDPAQFRWIRQPLARLDVRDKSTGRANFSIDFQVEDMLTAAVQHAPRLGLVPASITNQSEIEQMRGVHSVHMLAGAVAVVADKFWQARRAVEACEVEWEPGEAGVSMPEDFSSQAFRATLADEPGPGTEVEAEGDALAALEAAETVIEAAYDAPYLAHAQLEPPSATARFNEDGTLDVWLPNQAPEMFQAAIATQAGIEPENVRIHSQMLGGFFGRHFLYGAANPFRQAIALAQAIGRPVKVLWTREEEFLRDALRPMGYARFRGAVDENGPVALSIEVVGEGAASRWFGSPPDQDGGAHEGLTAKPYAIADRRVGHVVVKTPAEIGFWRSVGHSMHDYFYESFLDEMAQAAGLDPFEMRMNLLSESERHRNLLAAVGDLSGGWQPGPYTADDGTTRARGVAMASPFGSEVATIAEVSVLNDSVQVHQIWVAIDPGQIVNPAVIEAQVQSAVALGVSQTLVEELVYENGQPTARNFGPYQILRPSQMPQVHVKIIESGAPMGGIGEPGVPGVPPAIVNAVATLTGQRIRSLPLSKHSFS is encoded by the coding sequence ATGAACCAGATACCCGCAAAACCGCGCGGCCCCCTCAATGTTTCGCGCCGAAAATTTTTGCTCGGCGGTGCGGCGACCTTGGCCGTCGCCAGCACAGGTACAGGCCTGACACTGGCAACCTTTCTGCCCACCCGAGTTGCGCGCGCCCAGCAAGCCGGGGTCGATGTCGCTGCCTTCCTCGAACTGCTTCCCGATGGCACCGCCGTGTTCCAAAGCCCGTTCATCGAAGGTGGACAAGGCATCTATTCGGCCATGGCCCAGATCGTAGGGGAGGAACTCGACCTCGATCCGGCGCGGTTCATTGTCCAGGCCGCACCTTCAGGTGATCCGTTTGGCGTGATGGGCGGCATGCGCATAACAGGGGGCAGCTCATCGGTGCGTTCGAGCTACCAGGTGATGCGCCAGCTCGGCGCTTCGGCGCGCGCCATGCTGATCGAAGCTGCGGCCCAGGAATGGGACGTTGATGCCAGTGAATTGACCACCGAACCCGGTCTTATCATCCATGCGGCATCGGGGCGCGAGATTGCATATGGTGATCTGGCTGCGGCAGCTATGGACTTGCCGGTGCCCACCGAAGTGGCGCTCAAGGATCCCGCACAGTTTCGCTGGATCCGGCAGCCCCTCGCTCGCCTCGATGTGCGGGACAAGTCGACGGGGCGCGCCAATTTCAGCATCGACTTTCAAGTCGAGGATATGCTGACAGCAGCGGTCCAGCATGCGCCGCGATTGGGGCTGGTGCCGGCCTCCATAACCAACCAGTCCGAGATCGAACAGATGCGCGGCGTGCATTCGGTGCACATGCTTGCGGGGGCGGTCGCCGTTGTTGCCGACAAATTCTGGCAAGCCCGGCGTGCGGTCGAGGCCTGCGAGGTGGAATGGGAGCCGGGCGAAGCCGGCGTTTCGATGCCGGAAGATTTCTCGTCGCAGGCATTTCGTGCCACGCTGGCCGACGAGCCAGGACCTGGCACTGAAGTTGAGGCTGAAGGTGATGCCCTCGCTGCCCTTGAGGCGGCCGAGACAGTGATCGAGGCAGCTTATGACGCACCCTATCTCGCGCATGCCCAGCTCGAACCCCCTTCGGCCACAGCGCGCTTTAACGAAGATGGTACGCTCGATGTCTGGCTCCCCAACCAAGCACCCGAGATGTTCCAGGCCGCGATTGCCACGCAAGCGGGAATCGAGCCTGAGAATGTGCGGATTCATTCCCAAATGCTCGGCGGGTTCTTTGGCAGGCACTTTCTTTACGGAGCCGCCAATCCCTTTCGGCAGGCAATCGCACTGGCGCAGGCGATCGGTAGGCCGGTCAAGGTTCTTTGGACTCGTGAGGAGGAATTCCTGCGCGATGCCCTCCGCCCGATGGGATATGCCCGGTTCCGCGGGGCTGTCGATGAAAATGGCCCGGTCGCGTTGTCGATCGAGGTTGTGGGTGAAGGAGCGGCAAGCCGCTGGTTCGGGTCACCTCCTGATCAGGATGGTGGAGCTCACGAGGGACTGACCGCCAAGCCTTACGCCATTGCTGATCGACGCGTTGGACATGTGGTGGTGAAGACCCCTGCCGAGATTGGTTTCTGGCGTTCGGTCGGGCACTCCATGCACGACTATTTCTACGAATCCTTTCTCGACGAAATGGCGCAAGCAGCAGGTCTTGATCCCTTCGAGATGCGCATGAACCTGCTGTCGGAATCCGAACGGCACCGTAACCTGCTCGCTGCTGTCGGGGACCTCTCTGGCGGCTGGCAGCCAGGGCCCTACACCGCCGATGACGGCACCACGCGGGCTCGCGGCGTTGCCATGGCGTCTCCCTTCGGCAGCGAAGTGGCAACCATTGCGGAAGTCTCGGTGCTCAATGACAGCGTTCAGGTCCATCAGATCTGGGTGGCCATAGATCCTGGCCAGATCGTCAACCCCGCTGTCATCGAGGCGCAGGTCCAGTCGGCCGTGGCCCTTGGGGTATCACAGACCCTTGTCGAGGAACTCGTTTACGAGAATGGCCAGCCCACCGCTCGCAATTTCGGTCCTTATCAGATCCTGAGGCCCAGTCAGATGCCGCAGGTTCACGTCAAGATCATCGAAAGCGGTGCGCCGATGGGCGGAATTGGCGAGCCCGGAGTTCCTGGTGTCCCGCCGGCTATCGTCAATGCCGTGGCGACGCTCACCGGGCAGCGCATACGTTCGCTTCCCCTTTCCAAGCACAGTTTCAGCTGA
- a CDS encoding response regulator, with protein MGIVAILEDLGHTVVPATSGSDTLGKLRSRSDIALGFSRSRDAQDDGLQLVDGIRQEWQHLPILLATSNVAGSDHRPASARKALHPRTT; from the coding sequence ATGGGCATTGTCGCGATACTCGAGGATCTCGGCCATACGGTGGTGCCAGCCACATCGGGCAGCGACACTCTGGGCAAGCTGCGCTCGCGCTCCGACATCGCCCTTGGTTTTTCTCGATCACGCGATGCCCAAGATGACGGGCTGCAGTTGGTCGACGGCATCAGGCAGGAATGGCAGCATCTGCCGATCCTTCTGGCAACGAGCAATGTCGCAGGGTCGGACCATCGACCTGCCTCGGCTCGCAAAGCCCTTCACCCAAGGACAACTTGA
- a CDS encoding ABC transporter substrate-binding protein translates to MTKPIRLAVAGLALTCFGAVGATAQDEGTVDLVLGSSGSPFYQAMQCGAMARADELGLALTVSAADQFAADAQIPVVNAVTARGPDVAAIVPTDMQALIAPMRELAERGTKVLTVDQTISDVSILETQILTDNEEGGAMAADQLAQLIGGSGKVLVITQPPGSLAQDARTAGFEAALAENYPDIEYLGAQYQSNDPQRAAEIVTSTLSAHPDLAGIFSTNDQGAIGAITGLRQAGAVGQVKMVAYDAASAQVAALKNGELQALIAQNPRQQGEVAMDIAASLFAGEEVEPVTMTEIVAITSDEPDLADRYEYIADCM, encoded by the coding sequence ATGACAAAACCAATTCGATTGGCCGTGGCAGGCCTCGCCCTCACTTGTTTCGGGGCCGTGGGAGCAACAGCCCAGGACGAGGGCACAGTCGACCTTGTGCTCGGCTCGAGCGGCAGCCCCTTCTACCAAGCCATGCAGTGCGGCGCCATGGCGCGCGCCGACGAACTTGGCCTCGCACTCACGGTCTCGGCCGCGGACCAGTTTGCTGCGGACGCCCAGATACCGGTGGTCAACGCCGTGACCGCACGTGGACCAGACGTCGCCGCCATCGTTCCCACCGACATGCAGGCGCTGATCGCACCCATGCGGGAATTGGCCGAACGCGGCACCAAGGTTTTGACAGTCGACCAGACGATCTCCGATGTTTCCATCCTCGAAACCCAGATCCTCACCGATAATGAGGAAGGTGGGGCCATGGCTGCCGACCAGCTTGCCCAGCTGATCGGCGGCAGCGGTAAGGTGCTGGTCATTACCCAGCCGCCCGGCTCTCTAGCTCAAGACGCCCGCACCGCCGGTTTCGAGGCCGCGCTGGCCGAGAACTATCCCGATATTGAATATCTCGGCGCGCAATATCAATCCAACGACCCCCAGCGCGCCGCCGAGATCGTGACCTCTACGCTGTCGGCCCACCCCGATCTGGCCGGAATTTTCTCGACCAATGATCAGGGGGCGATCGGCGCCATCACCGGGCTGCGGCAGGCCGGGGCGGTGGGCCAAGTTAAGATGGTGGCCTATGACGCCGCCAGTGCCCAGGTGGCGGCCTTGAAGAACGGCGAACTCCAGGCCTTGATTGCGCAGAATCCGCGCCAGCAGGGCGAGGTCGCCATGGATATCGCCGCGAGTCTCTTCGCCGGTGAGGAGGTCGAGCCCGTCACCATGACCGAGATCGTTGCTATCACCTCGGACGAGCCGGATCTGGCCGACCGGTACGAGTATATCGCCGACTGTATGTAA
- a CDS encoding ABC transporter permease yields MSNDIAITKTETAEERFLRLVTNGWIFLLLLGLVAFFLILRPAQFGSAYNVQQLAINAAILLVLAVGQTYVIMTSGIDLSVGSVLVFSSVVSAKLMLMLSGADGTTYGTTDAGWDVIAIGTLAALAVGAAWGALNGVLVAIAKIPPLIVTLGSMGMALGGAQILSGGVDVRAMPELLVTQIGSGRLLGIPMLVLIAAAVVIVAGIVLHLTRFGMHVFAVGSNAEASRRNGIPTTRRLIEVYAISGLMAGIAAVMSNARFSTTTINGHTMDNLATISAVVLGGTSLFGGRGSVFGTVVGVFIPIILLNGFVILGIPPFWQTVAMGAVLILAVWIDQLKRRLRKRG; encoded by the coding sequence GTGAGCAACGATATTGCCATCACCAAGACCGAAACCGCCGAGGAGCGCTTCCTGCGCCTGGTCACCAATGGCTGGATCTTCCTTTTGCTGCTGGGGCTTGTCGCCTTCTTCCTCATCCTGCGTCCGGCCCAGTTCGGTTCGGCCTACAACGTCCAACAACTGGCGATCAACGCGGCCATCCTGCTCGTACTTGCGGTGGGGCAGACCTATGTGATCATGACTTCGGGGATCGACCTCTCGGTAGGGTCGGTGCTGGTGTTTTCCTCGGTGGTGTCGGCCAAGCTGATGCTCATGCTTTCGGGCGCCGACGGCACCACCTACGGGACCACGGACGCGGGCTGGGACGTCATCGCCATCGGCACGCTTGCTGCTCTTGCCGTCGGGGCCGCTTGGGGGGCACTCAACGGCGTCCTCGTCGCCATTGCCAAGATTCCGCCGCTCATCGTGACGCTGGGCAGCATGGGGATGGCTTTGGGCGGCGCGCAGATCCTTTCGGGCGGGGTCGACGTCCGCGCCATGCCCGAGTTGCTCGTCACCCAGATCGGCTCAGGCCGGCTGCTGGGCATCCCCATGCTGGTTTTGATCGCGGCAGCGGTGGTGATCGTGGCGGGGATCGTCCTGCACCTCACTCGCTTCGGCATGCACGTCTTCGCGGTGGGCTCGAACGCGGAGGCCAGCCGCCGCAACGGCATTCCCACCACGCGCCGGCTGATCGAGGTCTATGCTATTTCTGGGCTGATGGCCGGCATCGCCGCCGTCATGTCCAATGCACGCTTTTCAACCACCACCATCAACGGCCACACCATGGACAACCTCGCCACCATCTCGGCGGTGGTTCTGGGCGGCACCAGCCTGTTCGGCGGCCGGGGCAGCGTGTTCGGAACCGTAGTAGGGGTCTTCATTCCCATCATCCTGCTCAACGGGTTCGTCATCCTTGGCATTCCGCCGTTCTGGCAGACCGTAGCCATGGGTGCCGTCCTGATCCTCGCCGTCTGGATCGATCAACTCAAGCGACGGCTGCGCAAGCGGGGTTAG
- a CDS encoding ATP-binding cassette domain-containing protein, which produces MTAPLLDARGIRRTFGHVRALDGADFKVMSGEIVALIGDNGAGKSTLVKILAGADRPNEGTIFVEGRPESFSSPTDAQAAGIATVYQDLALAADLTPSDNLFLGREVLRKGFWSRFGFLDRGEMQRRSVEQFARLGVQLKSHRVSIDSLSGGQRQSVAIARAAMWARKLVILDEPTAALGVVQTQRVLELCRRIRDEGTSVVLISHNMPQVLEVADRIQVLRLGQTVADLKAADATVDDLVREMTSGKLREQSA; this is translated from the coding sequence ATGACCGCGCCGCTACTCGACGCCCGGGGCATCAGGAGAACCTTCGGTCATGTCCGGGCGCTCGATGGTGCCGATTTCAAGGTGATGTCCGGAGAGATCGTGGCGCTGATCGGAGACAACGGCGCGGGCAAGTCGACGCTGGTCAAGATACTCGCCGGGGCCGATCGGCCCAACGAAGGCACGATTTTTGTCGAGGGTCGACCGGAGAGCTTTTCCTCGCCCACGGACGCTCAGGCGGCCGGGATCGCGACCGTCTACCAGGATCTGGCGCTGGCTGCTGACCTGACGCCGTCTGACAATCTCTTTCTGGGCCGCGAAGTGCTGCGGAAAGGCTTTTGGAGTCGGTTCGGCTTCCTCGACCGGGGAGAGATGCAACGGCGGTCGGTCGAGCAGTTCGCACGACTGGGTGTGCAGCTCAAATCCCATCGCGTCTCGATCGATTCGCTCTCCGGCGGCCAGCGTCAGTCCGTGGCCATCGCCCGGGCGGCCATGTGGGCACGCAAGCTCGTCATCCTCGACGAGCCAACCGCCGCGCTCGGCGTGGTACAGACCCAGCGCGTCCTGGAGCTGTGCCGCCGCATCCGTGACGAGGGCACCTCGGTGGTGCTGATCAGCCACAACATGCCGCAAGTGCTCGAAGTCGCCGACCGCATCCAGGTGCTGCGGCTGGGCCAGACGGTGGCCGATCTCAAGGCAGCTGACGCCACGGTGGACGACCTCGTCCGCGAGATGACGAGCGGCAAACTCAGGGAGCAAAGCGCGTGA
- a CDS encoding BtpA/SgcQ family protein, with product MTPPIVMPAKDNALDVHFKRKKPIIGVIHLRALPGAPRYEGESMAGIIAAALADARTLSQGGIDGIMVENAGDMPFSRPEDIGYETVAALSAVCQEIRGAVDTPIGITCVANGAIPGLAVAKAVGARWVRVNQWVNAYVANEGFLNGPAALAMRYRAQIGAKDVSIFADVHVKFGAHAITADRSIAEQATDAEWFDADVLIATGTRTGSPTRPEEVAEVRAGTNLPVIVGSGLSPEQVPALMAAADGAIVGQWLKHDAKWWNPVDPHRVEQLMNAVEKERL from the coding sequence ATGACTCCGCCCATCGTGATGCCGGCGAAAGACAACGCGCTGGATGTCCATTTCAAACGCAAGAAGCCGATCATTGGCGTAATCCACCTGCGCGCCTTGCCGGGAGCGCCGCGCTACGAAGGTGAGAGCATGGCGGGGATCATCGCCGCCGCACTAGCCGATGCTCGCACTCTATCCCAGGGCGGCATCGATGGCATTATGGTCGAGAACGCCGGCGACATGCCCTTCTCGCGCCCCGAGGATATCGGCTACGAGACCGTTGCGGCACTGAGTGCGGTGTGTCAGGAAATCCGCGGCGCGGTTGATACCCCCATTGGCATCACTTGCGTGGCCAACGGCGCCATTCCGGGCCTGGCCGTCGCCAAGGCGGTTGGCGCGCGCTGGGTGCGTGTCAATCAGTGGGTCAATGCCTACGTGGCCAATGAAGGTTTCCTCAACGGCCCTGCTGCCCTTGCCATGCGCTACCGCGCGCAGATCGGGGCCAAGGACGTCTCGATCTTCGCGGATGTTCACGTAAAGTTCGGCGCCCACGCGATCACCGCCGACCGTTCGATCGCCGAGCAGGCGACGGACGCTGAATGGTTCGACGCCGACGTCCTGATCGCCACGGGCACCCGCACCGGTTCGCCCACCCGCCCCGAGGAGGTGGCTGAAGTGCGCGCTGGCACTAACCTGCCGGTGATTGTGGGCTCGGGGCTTTCCCCCGAACAGGTACCCGCGCTCATGGCGGCGGCGGATGGGGCGATCGTCGGTCAGTGGCTCAAGCACGATGCCAAATGGTGGAACCCGGTCGATCCTCACCGTGTCGAGCAGTTGATGAACGCGGTCGAAAAGGAACGGTTATGA
- a CDS encoding carbohydrate kinase family protein — MNATLFVGDVSLDLSLAMSHVPDLDEKVHCIGAEESVGGVVANTAVAFARAGGQARLLVQLGSDHASTYVREVLCQEELTLLAAESPGKLCRVVTLLEPHGEKRLLLYPGVSLYPSPDVVGSSDLTGVRHVHTACFGPAAEVLIDRARASGRAWSIDLEPASFASGINSLAKMIDGARILFVNDRAAQAIGGNAVERLFAMGAHAIVRTRGAAGAEFHSAGNVVSAPPPSGLPILDTTGAGDCLAGWLLAGLEAGLDAAVSLKRAVRAATISCGRFGAQTAYPTATELQSLYDQEEVQ; from the coding sequence ATGAACGCGACGCTTTTTGTCGGCGATGTGAGTCTCGATCTGAGCCTTGCGATGTCCCACGTGCCCGACCTAGACGAAAAGGTGCATTGCATCGGGGCCGAGGAGAGCGTGGGTGGTGTCGTCGCCAATACGGCGGTGGCTTTCGCGCGCGCAGGGGGGCAGGCCCGTCTTCTCGTGCAGTTGGGCAGCGATCATGCTTCCACCTATGTTCGGGAAGTGCTGTGTCAGGAGGAGCTGACTCTCCTCGCGGCCGAAAGTCCCGGCAAGCTGTGCCGCGTGGTTACCCTTCTCGAGCCGCATGGTGAAAAGCGGCTTCTGCTTTATCCCGGCGTCTCACTCTATCCCTCGCCGGACGTCGTTGGTTCCTCCGATCTTACCGGGGTACGCCACGTCCACACTGCTTGTTTTGGGCCTGCGGCCGAAGTCCTGATAGACCGCGCCCGGGCATCCGGCCGCGCTTGGTCTATCGATCTGGAGCCGGCGAGCTTCGCGTCCGGCATCAATAGTCTTGCCAAGATGATCGATGGCGCGCGGATTCTGTTCGTCAACGATCGTGCCGCCCAGGCCATTGGAGGCAATGCCGTTGAAAGGCTTTTCGCCATGGGCGCGCACGCCATTGTCAGGACGCGCGGCGCGGCTGGGGCCGAATTTCATTCAGCCGGGAACGTTGTTTCCGCGCCACCGCCGTCTGGCCTGCCCATTCTCGATACGACCGGAGCTGGTGACTGCCTGGCGGGTTGGCTTCTGGCCGGCCTTGAGGCCGGTCTCGATGCAGCGGTCAGCCTGAAACGCGCGGTGCGCGCGGCGACGATCTCGTGCGGCAGGTTTGGCGCCCAAACGGCCTACCCCACCGCGACCGAACTCCAATCCCTTTACGATCAAGAAGAGGTCCAATGA
- a CDS encoding GntR family transcriptional regulator, translated as MSWETASLAPEGAPKWFQIAEILRRSIARGEFSPGDIMPTEARLNETFGISRTTARAALNRLVQDGLLIRRPGVGSVVLAPKVDQPVSQIRGFTEDMLSRGLVPSFTVLECGWETATGEAAHALGLASSDKPFKSVRLLKANDRLIGHSASWIRPDIFGDIPTPTRDILATGSLYSWLRHNIGIEISGGVEFIEAQAADPTTAAQLEIEPGTAVLVITRIAKATSGLPVEFATVIYRSDRYRFRVEL; from the coding sequence ATGAGCTGGGAAACGGCATCGCTGGCGCCTGAAGGCGCGCCGAAATGGTTCCAGATCGCTGAAATCCTCAGACGATCGATCGCCAGAGGCGAGTTCTCGCCCGGCGATATCATGCCCACCGAAGCACGCCTCAACGAAACCTTTGGCATCAGCCGCACGACGGCGCGGGCAGCGCTCAACCGGCTGGTCCAAGACGGCCTTCTGATCCGGCGACCAGGTGTGGGGTCCGTGGTCCTTGCCCCTAAAGTCGACCAACCCGTCAGCCAGATCCGTGGCTTTACCGAAGACATGCTCAGCCGGGGTCTCGTCCCGTCCTTTACGGTTCTCGAATGCGGTTGGGAGACCGCGACCGGCGAGGCTGCGCATGCCTTGGGGCTGGCCAGTTCCGACAAACCGTTTAAATCGGTCCGTTTGCTCAAGGCAAACGACCGTCTCATTGGCCATTCGGCTTCGTGGATTCGCCCCGATATCTTTGGCGATATCCCGACGCCAACCAGGGACATTCTGGCCACGGGCTCCCTTTATTCGTGGCTGCGGCACAATATCGGCATTGAGATTTCTGGCGGCGTAGAATTCATCGAGGCGCAAGCCGCTGACCCCACGACAGCCGCCCAACTCGAAATCGAACCCGGCACGGCGGTTCTGGTCATAACCCGCATTGCGAAGGCCACCAGCGGCCTTCCTGTGGAATTCGCTACGGTGATCTACAGATCGGACCGGTACAGGTTCAGGGTCGAGTTATAG
- a CDS encoding carboxymuconolactone decarboxylase family protein — protein sequence MSPHQALYVEGRLDRAERELGALIASCIEGCLYCASVHARRFI from the coding sequence ATGTCACCCCATCAAGCTCTTTATGTCGAAGGTCGTCTCGATAGGGCGGAACGCGAACTAGGGGCATTAATCGCTTCGTGCATTGAGGGCTGTCTTTACTGCGCCTCGGTACACGCGCGGCGCTTCATCTAA
- a CDS encoding GntR family transcriptional regulator produces MAWHDARIEKGPVPIWFQISNILRSSISAGEFKEGDKLPSEGDLNRVFGVSRTTARAALNKLENEGLIFRQSGRGSIVVTAKVDQPLNVLSGFADDMRRRGIEPGYKTLLFGFSEPDEEVVRALELHGDRRAFRTCRLLLADGRPIGVTTSWIPAAVMGEVAPPDLNYLNSNSLYLWLAEQCGVLLSGGREYIEAACADVETAELLEMSVGDPTLVARRLVRDQRSLPAEYAVNHYRADRYRYWIDLEMG; encoded by the coding sequence ATGGCCTGGCACGACGCGCGTATCGAAAAAGGTCCGGTGCCGATCTGGTTTCAGATCTCCAACATACTGCGATCCTCTATTTCAGCCGGAGAGTTCAAAGAGGGAGACAAGCTTCCCTCCGAGGGCGACCTCAACCGTGTCTTCGGCGTTAGCCGCACAACCGCCCGCGCTGCACTGAACAAGCTCGAGAACGAAGGACTGATCTTCAGGCAGTCCGGACGCGGATCAATCGTTGTCACTGCCAAGGTCGACCAACCGCTCAATGTTCTTTCCGGTTTTGCTGACGACATGCGTCGTCGCGGCATCGAGCCCGGATATAAGACACTGCTTTTCGGCTTTTCAGAACCCGACGAGGAAGTAGTTCGCGCGCTTGAACTCCATGGAGACCGCCGCGCCTTCAGGACGTGCCGCCTCCTGCTTGCCGACGGGCGCCCGATCGGTGTCACCACCTCCTGGATACCGGCGGCCGTTATGGGTGAAGTTGCACCTCCCGACCTGAATTATCTGAATTCCAATTCGCTGTACCTGTGGCTGGCCGAACAGTGCGGGGTGCTGCTAAGCGGGGGGCGCGAATATATAGAGGCGGCCTGCGCTGACGTCGAAACGGCCGAACTCCTTGAGATGTCCGTCGGCGATCCCACCCTTGTTGCTCGGCGCCTTGTGCGCGATCAGCGCAGCCTGCCAGCCGAATACGCGGTCAACCATTACCGTGCCGACCGCTATCGCTACTGGATAGACCTCGAAATGGGCTGA
- a CDS encoding allantoate amidohydrolase: MEKKDTPLTSLCEPLALSDRAARLSRRLRELAAISSQAGGITRLFLTPEHITANTLVASWMEEAGLTVQIDAVGNIIGRYEGETPDAPALMIGSHLDTVQDAGRFDGPLGVMIGIEAVDNLRGAGLRLPFPLEVVGFWDEEGVRFGGSYLGSRALSGQVLAEHLDIKDSEGITIARALEAIGLPPDRIGTASRRGAPPLAYIEVHIEQGPVLEREGLALGCVTAISGSIRAQFDVEGIAGHAGTLPMQGRRDAMAAAAECILAVEQIATDAGIVGTVGLVQSRTNAGNVVPGKVRFSIDVRDQDNDALAAAFEQLLARFTAIAARRGVMISEVVRRCSDAKACAQGIVNQISAALEANGHPPRLLQSGAGHDGIAMSELAPFGMVFVRCRQGISHNPAEHASDEDIAEAIDVLDHVIANFRSE; encoded by the coding sequence ATGGAAAAAAAGGACACGCCATTGACATCGCTCTGTGAGCCGCTGGCTCTTTCCGACCGCGCTGCGCGGCTGTCGCGGCGGCTCCGCGAACTCGCGGCAATCAGCAGCCAAGCGGGGGGAATCACGCGATTGTTCCTCACCCCAGAGCACATTACTGCAAACACGCTCGTTGCGTCATGGATGGAAGAGGCGGGGCTTACCGTCCAGATCGATGCAGTAGGTAATATCATTGGGCGCTACGAAGGTGAAACACCGGACGCGCCAGCCCTTATGATCGGGTCTCATCTGGATACTGTCCAGGATGCTGGTCGATTTGATGGACCTTTGGGCGTGATGATCGGGATTGAGGCGGTCGACAACCTCAGGGGTGCGGGACTGCGCCTTCCATTCCCGCTGGAGGTTGTGGGGTTCTGGGACGAAGAGGGGGTACGCTTCGGCGGCAGTTATTTGGGAAGTCGGGCGCTTTCCGGGCAGGTGCTTGCGGAACACCTCGACATCAAGGATTCTGAGGGGATCACGATAGCCCGCGCGCTTGAGGCGATCGGGCTGCCGCCTGATCGGATCGGGACGGCGTCCCGGCGCGGCGCGCCGCCGCTCGCTTATATAGAAGTTCACATCGAGCAGGGACCGGTCCTTGAGCGCGAAGGGCTAGCCCTAGGCTGTGTTACTGCCATCTCCGGTTCAATACGGGCTCAGTTCGATGTTGAGGGTATCGCGGGGCATGCCGGTACCCTGCCCATGCAGGGGCGCCGCGACGCGATGGCCGCCGCCGCCGAGTGTATTCTCGCCGTGGAGCAGATTGCCACCGATGCCGGAATCGTGGGCACCGTCGGCCTGGTGCAGAGCCGCACCAATGCGGGTAATGTGGTGCCGGGCAAAGTGCGCTTTTCGATCGACGTTCGCGATCAGGACAATGATGCGCTTGCCGCCGCGTTTGAACAGCTCCTTGCACGGTTTACGGCCATCGCTGCGCGTCGCGGGGTGATGATATCTGAGGTCGTGCGCCGCTGCTCGGACGCCAAGGCATGCGCGCAGGGCATCGTGAATCAGATCAGCGCGGCACTGGAAGCCAATGGACACCCGCCCCGCCTGCTACAGAGCGGGGCGGGACACGACGGGATCGCGATGAGCGAGCTGGCACCATTTGGTATGGTGTTCGTACGGTGCCGCCAAGGCATCAGCCACAACCCGGCCGAGCATGCCAGCGACGAGGACATAGCTGAGGCAATTGATGTGCTCGACCACGTGATCGCGAACTTTCGATCGGAGTAG
- a CDS encoding Rid family hydrolase: protein MTIRRVPIADMPTKSKVAFYHLPGGGGFMWAVATSRDTSVGLPEQAAGALEVIDGYLREAGLDRTRIVKAEVVVTDHDQKPAFDKVWSEWMPDGYGPVRSFVQSVMPEGDQVEIIITAALPADYPAP, encoded by the coding sequence ATGACCATCAGACGCGTGCCGATCGCGGACATGCCCACCAAATCCAAAGTCGCATTCTATCATTTGCCGGGAGGGGGTGGCTTCATGTGGGCAGTGGCAACCTCGCGCGATACAAGCGTGGGGCTGCCCGAGCAGGCCGCCGGCGCGCTAGAGGTCATTGACGGCTACCTTAGGGAGGCTGGGCTCGATCGCACGCGAATCGTCAAGGCCGAAGTGGTGGTGACCGATCACGATCAGAAACCGGCATTTGACAAGGTATGGTCCGAATGGATGCCTGACGGTTATGGGCCGGTGCGCTCATTCGTCCAGTCGGTCATGCCAGAAGGCGATCAGGTGGAAATTATCATCACTGCAGCGCTGCCGGCCGACTATCCAGCGCCCTGA